In Populus trichocarpa isolate Nisqually-1 chromosome 7, P.trichocarpa_v4.1, whole genome shotgun sequence, the following proteins share a genomic window:
- the LOC7486095 gene encoding chaperone protein dnaJ 11, chloroplastic produces the protein MNATTLFTVSPLLSSLANRRGVSIKAAVSTLAAESFRVDPGRKSLSLYEILQVKRTASLTEIKGAFRSLAKVYHPDVSGSDGGEQLDGLDFVEICNAYETLSDPAARAMYDLSLGYSSSRKRPVRFSGGYSLNRRWETDQCW, from the coding sequence ATGAATGCAACAACACTATTCACCGTCTCCCCACTCCTTTCATCGCTGGCGAACCGCCGGGGAGTCTCAATTAAAGCCGCCGTGTCAACATTAGCGGCCGAGTCTTTCCGAGTTGACCCAGGGAGGAAGTCGCTGAGTCTGTACGAGATTCTTCAAGTTAAGAGAACGGCGTCGTTAACGGAGATTAAGGGTGCGTTTAGGAGTCTAGCCAAGGTTTATCATCCTGATGTGAGCGGTAGTGATGGTGGAGAGCAATTGGACGGTCTGGATTTTGTTGAGATATGTAATGCCTATGAAACGCTGTCGGATCCCGCTGCTCGTGCTATGTATGATTTGTCGTTGGGTTACAGTAGTAGCAGGAAGAGACCGGTTAGGTTTTCCGGTGGGTATTCTCTGAACCGGCGGTGGGAAACTGATCAGTGCTGGTAA